One segment of Mycolicibacterium baixiangningiae DNA contains the following:
- a CDS encoding RidA family protein: MTPRERLTALGLQLPAPPPPKGAYIPSRWCGDQLWISGATARRPGAPSLRGVVGADVTVGQAVEQARLAALNLLGAVEAAAGLDAVRGLVHLRGYVRGTTEFDAHPSVIDGASQLMLEVFGADCGAHARTAIGVASLPGGACVELELVAAVDR, translated from the coding sequence GTGACACCGCGAGAACGGCTGACGGCGTTGGGGTTACAGCTGCCGGCACCGCCACCGCCCAAAGGGGCTTACATCCCGTCGCGGTGGTGTGGCGATCAGCTGTGGATCTCCGGTGCCACCGCGCGGCGGCCCGGTGCGCCGAGCCTGCGCGGGGTCGTCGGCGCCGACGTGACGGTCGGCCAGGCTGTCGAGCAGGCCCGCCTGGCGGCGCTGAACCTCCTCGGAGCCGTCGAGGCGGCAGCCGGGCTCGACGCGGTGCGCGGCCTGGTCCATCTACGTGGATATGTCCGCGGGACAACCGAATTCGATGCTCACCCTTCGGTGATCGACGGGGCGTCGCAACTCATGCTCGAGGTGTTCGGGGCCGACTGCGGTGCGCATGCCCGCACGGCGATCGGCGTGGCGTCCCTGCCGGGCGGCGCCTGCGTCGAACTCGAACTGGTCGCCGCGGTCGACCGCTGA
- a CDS encoding LLM class flavin-dependent oxidoreductase codes for MLSKGVGLFPTEPVGAMCEYVQLCESLGYDNVWFGDSQNIWRESSTVMGAAAVGTERIVFGTGVTNAVTRHPSLLASTWATLAEFTGGRVALGIGTGDSSLRTMGLKPQKLAELEESIRQLRALFRGEKVVEATSGADFHLNYLSEPLDIPVYIAASAPKILRISGRIADGVIVLVGTAPHFIEAALKTIEAGAAESGRTLDDLHIVLWTPTAISEDRSEARDLVRAHVSRVAIRPLPAKVEPTLEKAIDRIRESYNYYEHMNTEASHADLVPDELVDLFALAGTPAECAQRLKEIESLGVDQVSIVPFVRPGQSRAPTIRTFAEIVDGSGR; via the coding sequence GTGTTGAGCAAGGGAGTCGGTCTCTTCCCCACCGAACCCGTCGGGGCCATGTGCGAATACGTGCAGCTGTGCGAATCGCTCGGCTACGACAACGTGTGGTTCGGCGACTCGCAGAACATCTGGCGTGAGTCCTCGACGGTGATGGGTGCGGCCGCCGTGGGCACCGAGCGCATCGTGTTCGGGACCGGCGTCACCAATGCCGTCACCCGTCATCCGTCGCTGCTGGCCTCGACGTGGGCGACGTTGGCCGAGTTCACCGGCGGCCGGGTGGCGCTGGGCATCGGCACGGGCGACTCGTCGCTGCGCACCATGGGCCTCAAACCGCAGAAGCTCGCCGAGTTGGAGGAGTCGATCCGCCAGCTGCGCGCGCTGTTCCGCGGCGAGAAGGTGGTGGAGGCGACCAGCGGGGCCGACTTCCATCTCAACTATCTGTCCGAGCCGCTGGACATCCCGGTCTACATCGCGGCGTCGGCGCCCAAGATCCTGCGCATATCCGGCCGCATCGCCGACGGTGTCATCGTCTTGGTGGGCACCGCACCGCATTTCATCGAGGCGGCGCTCAAGACGATCGAAGCCGGTGCGGCGGAGAGCGGGCGCACGCTTGACGACCTGCACATCGTGCTCTGGACACCCACGGCGATCAGCGAGGATCGCTCCGAGGCGCGGGATCTGGTCCGCGCGCACGTCTCCCGGGTCGCGATCAGGCCGCTGCCGGCCAAGGTGGAGCCCACGTTGGAGAAGGCGATCGACCGCATCCGCGAGAGCTACAACTACTACGAGCACATGAACACCGAGGCGTCGCACGCCGATCTGGTGCCCGACGAACTGGTCGACCTGTTCGCGCTGGCGGGCACCCCCGCCGAGTGTGCCCAGCGGCTCAAGGAGATCGAGTCGCTCGGGGTTGACCAGGTGTCGATCGTGCCGTTCGTCCGGCCCGGACAGAGTCGTGCGCCGACCATCCGCACCTTCGCCGAGATCGTGGACGGATCGGGGCGGTGA
- a CDS encoding SRPBCC family protein has translation MRLVNEFSVDAPLDAAWATLTDIPKVVECIPGAGLDRRDGDDYHASVAVKVGPVGMTLAGTATVVSRRDDTHEMVVRGHARDRKGNGSAEATVTMSARESAAAGHSDVTVVTDLELGGRIAQFGSGVISQVSNRILAQFVKRLNALITGGADEKDVAASASEPAPTDWRPATSDTASLLATMLAGVLLGLAIGRTAHRLR, from the coding sequence ATGCGACTCGTCAACGAGTTCTCGGTGGACGCCCCACTCGACGCGGCCTGGGCGACGCTGACCGACATCCCCAAGGTGGTCGAATGCATCCCCGGCGCCGGACTCGACCGCCGCGACGGTGACGACTACCACGCCAGCGTCGCGGTGAAAGTGGGTCCGGTGGGGATGACGCTGGCCGGCACGGCCACCGTGGTCAGCCGACGCGACGACACCCACGAGATGGTGGTGCGTGGGCACGCCCGCGACCGCAAGGGCAACGGCTCGGCAGAGGCGACGGTGACGATGAGCGCTCGCGAGTCGGCCGCCGCCGGCCATTCCGATGTCACGGTGGTCACCGACCTCGAATTGGGCGGGCGCATAGCGCAATTCGGCAGCGGCGTCATCTCGCAGGTGAGCAACCGGATCCTCGCGCAGTTCGTCAAACGGTTGAACGCGCTCATCACCGGGGGCGCCGATGAGAAGGACGTGGCCGCGTCCGCGTCCGAACCCGCACCCACGGACTGGCGGCCGGCAACCTCGGATACCGCGTCGCTGCTGGCGACGATGCTCGCCGGGGTGCTGCTCGGGCTGGCGATCGGGCGGACGGCACACCGGCTTCGATGA